AGTTCCTCTGGGACTAGAGCATGCTTCAGAATCAGAGATAGCCACTTCCCTGTTATTCCACATGACTTGATACTGAGGCATTGAAGAGATGGGAGGGCACCACAATTTGCAACTGTCACATCCTCATTGACATGCTCTCGCAGAATAGCTGGAGAGAAAAGTTTTCCACAGTTGCGTATTTTCAGCGTCTTCAAGGACACGAGTTTCCTTAATCCTTTGAATGAAACAGACAATAGATCTTGGCAACCTTCTATTTTCAAGCGAGTCAAGAACCGCAGATTATGCGGTGCCATAATGTTGCCATCTAACACCAATTGCTCACCACAGAACTCACTGAAATCCTCATCGGAAGAAGattcctcaaaattcttgtgtaaaaTACAGATGGTTAATCTTTCGGAGGACCAACCTTGAATTCTTGCAAATTTTGAAACTTTCCTGTTGAAAATTCTAAAGGTACTTGAAGATGGTAAACAATGTGGTATCAGCAAATGAGGACAATCATGAACAATCAGCTCACGAAGACCAGGCAACCATGGCTCCTCAATTTTCAGTTCCTGCCCGTTCCCAAACAGATCAAACACCTCCAATACAGGGCACCACTTAATCTTCAGAACCCTTAAACTAGAGTTCAAGTCCCTCTTGGAAATGCAAAGGCACCTCTCCAACTTTGGCATTTTAATTAACACCAATTCTTCCAAGGAAGGAACAAATACTTCTACTACTTTCTGCATGCCGCTCAATTTCAACTTTGTAAGAAACAGAAGACTTCCCAGAGATGGAAGTATCCGCCATTCTCCACAGTTCTCTAAATGAAGCGTCTGCAATGAGGTAACTGGGGTATTGCTGGCAAGCCAAAATGGAGAGAGAGCCCCATTATACCCAGATATCTGAAGATGCTTCAGGTTGCTGTTTGGCTCAAGACCCTCGAGCACGTCTATTTGAAAGCAATCCATCACTATGCTGCTAGAAGTTTGAAGACCCTCAGTCACCTGTTTTGGCAAGCATTCCTCCATCTCGACGCTGGTACAAGTTTCGGGACCCTCAAGAACCTCTACCAGCAAGGGCACCTCCATTTCAGAGCTCATGCCATGATCATATTCATCATGTGACGAGGTACCATTCCAAGACAAGTGCAGCTTTTCCAACTGGTGCTTGTCCCTCAGTCTAGCCTGGTATGCCTCTTCCCTAGTTTTAACATTTTGCAGTTGAGAAATCCCAAGTCGTACAAGTTCATTCATGGATTGAAGTTCTATAATATCGACGCCATTAGAATCTTGAACACTGAAATTGTGCAGCTCCTGAAGTGAGATCAATTCACCAATTCCAGCAATGGAAGAGTGCACTCCCTCTTTTGAAGCAAGGTGCCGCAAGCTGGGAACATTACTCATGCCATAAATTACATTAGAATCAATGTTTGAGGCGACATCTAATACTTGAAGATGGCAAAACTTGCTCCAAACTTGAGGCAAACCCTCGTGCACCTCATCGACTTTGAGCTTTAGATAGCGAAGATGGGTAGGATTTACCAAACTGCACATGAGGGAATTATAATCAGCAGATGTTCCAGAAATCTGTAATAGACGAAGATTATGTGCCTCTCGGAGTATGTCTTGGAAGGATTGCAACATGGAAGAGTCGAACTGCCCAATCAATACCAAT
The genomic region above belongs to Triticum dicoccoides isolate Atlit2015 ecotype Zavitan unplaced genomic scaffold, WEW_v2.0 scaffold59549, whole genome shotgun sequence and contains:
- the LOC119347138 gene encoding putative disease resistance protein RGA4: MLDFASPSEKPHEGVCSFAKLQEVLKSHIRLKRVLLVLDDVWDDMSDCRWNQLLAPFKSNNARGNMILVTTRNMSVAKRIGTTGPIRLHALGNDDIWLLFKACAFGDENYAGHRSLSIIGKQIADKLKGNPLAAVTAGALLREKLTIDHWGNILRNEDWKLLGLNGGIMSALKLSYDHLPYHLHQCFSYCSIFPDNYQFLGEELVQIWISQGFVKHRHSNKILEKMGMDYLDDLLNLGYFHQVGRQNSSQGSQNCYAMCGLMRDFVRMVSRTECAITNDLQCNDILPTVRHLSVVTGYAYNKNQVGNKHCSNNFEENLRNKVTSLRKLRTLVLIGQFDSSMLQSFQDILREAHNLRLLQISGTSADYNSLMCSLVNPTHLRYLKLKVDEVHEGLPQVWSKFCHLQVLDVASNIDSNVIYGMSNVPSLRHLASKEGVHSSIAGIGELISLQELHNFSVQDSNGVDIIELQSMNELVRLGISQLQNVKTREEAYQARLRDKHQLEKLHLSWNGTSSHDEYDHGMSSEMEVPLLVEVLEGPETCTSVEMEECLPKQVTEGLQTSSSIVMDCFQIDVLEGLEPNSNLKHLQISGYNGALSPFWLASNTPVTSLQTLHLENCGEWRILPSLGSLLFLTKLKLSGMQKVVEVFVPSLEELVLIKMPKLERCLCISKRDLNSSLRVLKIKWCPVLEVFDLFGNGQELKIEEPWLPGLRELIVHDCPHLLIPHCLPSSSTFRIFNRKVSKFARIQGWSSERLTICILHKNFEESSSDEDFSEFCGEQLVLDGNIMAPHNLRFLTRLKIEGCQDLLSVSFKGLRKLVSLKTLKIRNCGKLFSPAILREHVNEDVTVANCGALPSLQCLSIKSCGITGKWLSLILKHALVPEELILQDCPEITRLSIEPEENNVSNVISAPNASTLTSSAQDRLLCIPLNLVSSLKKISICE